Proteins from a single region of Pangasianodon hypophthalmus isolate fPanHyp1 chromosome 7, fPanHyp1.pri, whole genome shotgun sequence:
- the vimr2 gene encoding peripherin has protein sequence MAMLRVSSYRKLFEEEHQRPATWFSQRCGTQILPSSARGGVSMIDWPEPDFSAARALNREGLMRFSQERSIIAALNDRLAVLIDMVRCLEEENESLEAQIIEMEERLAAKPSPPSSISLDCPSDSSLEAVIERLRREKDEILCHTEELTKDLHHIKRKYDEVVEQRTHLQLERKDVAVEVDTVTADCLALREQAAIYEKQLAAMEQQHELRIESLCEPTAEDRDDQTVSLQFPSIDLTPAITVIKDYYCQLAESLQFESGAVAIARGEEKGRNLENLTGGKVKENSEVMDVNGLKELIARLQKELDELEACGEELGAEIEAKTQAHLLEIEELETCICRLEKDEADLQAQMKEQMGDYEELLNEKMALDIEIEAYRALVEVEEERLCYL, from the exons ATGGCCATGCTGAGAGTGTCCTCGTATCGCAAACTGTTTGAAGAGGAGCACCAGAGACCAGCTACATGGTTCAGCCAGCGCTGTGGAACCCAGATCCTCCCCTCTTCTGCAAG GGGTGGAGTTTCCATGATCGACTGGCCTGAACCAGACTTCTCTGCAGCTCGAGCTTTAAACAGGGAGGGTCTGATGCGTTTCTCCCAGGAGCGCTCCATAATCGCCGCCCTCAATGATCGCCTGGCGGTCCTTATCGACATG GTACGATGTCTGGAAGAAGAGAATGAGTCTTTGGAGGCTCAGATTATTGAGATGGAAGAGAGATTGGCAGCCAAACCAAGCCCCCCCAGCTCTATCAGTCTCGACTGCCCCTCAGACTCCAGCCTGGAGGCCGTGATTGAGAGACTGCGCAGAGAGAAG GATGAGATTTTGTGTCACACAGAGGAGCTGACGAAAGACCTGCATCATATAAAAAGAAAGTATGATGAGGTCGTGGAGCAACGGACTCACCTCCAACTGGAGCGCAAGGATGTTGCTGTG GAGGTGGATACAGTGACTGCTGACTGCTTGGCACTCAGAGAACAAGCGGCAATCTATGAGAAGCAGTTAGCTGCCATGGAGCAACAGCATGAGTTG AGGATTGAGAGTCTGTGCGAGCCTACAGCTGAAGATCGGGATGATCAAACTGTGTCTCTGCAATTCCCCTCCATTGACCTCACTCCAGCCATCACGGTTATCAAGGACTACTACTGCCAGCTGGCTGAAAGCCTACAG TTTGAGTCCGGGGCCGTTGCGATTGccagaggagaagagaaggggAGGAACTTGGAAAACCTTACTGGAGGGAAAGTTAAGGAAAATTCTGAGGTGATGGACGTGAATGGTCTGAAGGAGCTG ATTGCTAGGCTGCAAAAGGAGCTGGATGAGCTGGAGGCATGTGGTGAGGAACTGGGAGCAGAGATTGAAGCAAAAACACAGGCTCATCTGCTGGAGATAGAGGAGCTGGAA ACCTGCATCTGCCGGCTGGAGAAAGATGAGGCTGACTTACAAGCGCAGATGAAGGAACAGATGGGAGACTATGAGGAACTGCTCAATGAGAAGATGGCACTGGACATAGAAATAGAAGCCTACCG